CGCGTCTTGCTAATTGACTTTCTCAGGAGGGCCGGCGCCACGGAGGTGAAGAGGGGGTGCGACGAGGGGCGTTGCGGGGCGTGCACGGTGTTGATAGACGGCAAGGCTGTCAAGTCTTGTACAATATTCGCCGTGCAGGCCAAGGGACATGAAGTAACAACCGTCAAGGGGCTGTCGCAAGACGGGCTAAACCCGGTCCAGAAAGCCTTTCTAGAGGAGTACGCCTCTCAATGCGGCTACTGCACCCACGGATTTATCCTAGCAGTATATCACTATCTTAAAGACGTCGACCCAGAGGCAGATCCCGGAGTTTTGAAAATGTCAATTAGAAACATATGCAGGTGTACTGGTTATGTAAATATACTTAGAGCTATTAAGAAGGCGAGTTCCTACCTGAGGAGGTAGCGCAACTCCTCTACAGCCTTCTTCACCTCCTCTACCGAGGCCTCGTCTTCCAGCGTGGACAGGTCGCCAAGCCCCTCGCCGGCGGCCACGGCCCTGAGCACACGCCTCATAATCTTACCCGTCCTGGTCTTAGGTAACTTATTCACGACATACACCCTAGACACGACAGCCACCGGGCCCATCTCTCTTCTCAAAACGGCGGCGACGTCCTCCGGCTTGACAGAGGCGCCTTCCCTAGGCACCACAAACACGGCAAGGACGGCGCCTCTCAGCTCGTCGGGGATCGCCACAGCCGCCGCCTCCACAACGTCTGGGTGGGTCATGGCCACGTTCTCCACCTCGGCCGGCGCTAATCTATGCCCCGCCACCTTAATCACGTCGTCGCCCCTCCCCAGGATGTAGATATAGCCATCCTCGTCGTAGTAGCCCACGTCGCCTGTGTAGTAAAGCCCAGGAAACCCAGACCAGTACGTCTCCACCCACCTCTTTGGATTCCCCCAGACCCCCAGCGCAAATGCCGGAGGCGTCGGCGGACGCACCACCACGTGGCCCTTCTGCCTAGGCGGCACCTCTCTCCCGGAGTCATCCACCACAGTTATCCTCAGGCCGGGGTATGGGAGGCCCACGGAGCCAAGCCTATACCTTATTCCGCCGACGCCGAAGCCCCCCGGCGCGGCTATGAAGCCGGAGTTCTCGGTCTGGCCCCAGGTCTCTATCACGTGGCACTCCCCGCGTTCTCTACACACATTTTTCCATAACCACCTCCAGGGCTCGACGCCGAGGATCTCCCCGGCGCTTACCACAAGCCTAAGCGACTTCATCTCATACCTCCGGGGCCACTCATCGCCATACTTCATTAAAAGCCTCACAGCGGTGGGAGCCAGCCATATAAAAGACGCGCCGGTCTTCTCAATCAACTCCCACCAGACACCGGGGTGCGGGTAGTCAGGCGCGTCTTCGTACCACACCACCACGGCGCCGTTCAGCAGAGGGCCGTAGGTCCCGTATGTATGGCCGTTAATCCACCCAACATCAGCCGTGGAGAATAAAACATCCCCCTCCCTGAAGCCGAATAGCCACTTGGTGTGGGCATATGCCCACACCATGTACTGCCCATGTCCGTGGTACAACCCCTTAGGCCTGCCCGTGGTGCCCGATGTGTATAGAATAAACAGAGGCTCCCCCGCCTCAACCCACTCAATTGCGTCGCCGCAACCCCCGGAGCCGCCTTCGAAAGCCCTCCTAGACCGGTCGTATATCAAGATGTCTACAGATCCCACCCTCTTGGCGGCCTCCTCGGCGTTCGGCAGTAGCTCAATCCTCCTCCCCCTCCTCTCCATGTAGTCCGCCGAGATTAGCAACTTAGAGCCGGAGTCCGCCAGCCTGTCTGCCAGTGCTTGTGCGCCGAAACCTGAAAA
The sequence above is drawn from the Pyrobaculum ferrireducens genome and encodes:
- a CDS encoding AMP-binding protein; translated protein: MYMFRDLYRRSLERPEEFWSEVAGELYWRKRWTQTLDDSNPPFYRWFVGGDTNISYNALDRWQENRPAFIWASSSGSIERYTYGDVRKKVAEIACVLRSRGVGRGDRVTIYMPMVPETLFLLLAVARIGAVHNVVFSGFGAQALADRLADSGSKLLISADYMERRGRRIELLPNAEEAAKRVGSVDILIYDRSRRAFEGGSGGCGDAIEWVEAGEPLFILYTSGTTGRPKGLYHGHGQYMVWAYAHTKWLFGFREGDVLFSTADVGWINGHTYGTYGPLLNGAVVVWYEDAPDYPHPGVWWELIEKTGASFIWLAPTAVRLLMKYGDEWPRRYEMKSLRLVVSAGEILGVEPWRWLWKNVCRERGECHVIETWGQTENSGFIAAPGGFGVGGIRYRLGSVGLPYPGLRITVVDDSGREVPPRQKGHVVVRPPTPPAFALGVWGNPKRWVETYWSGFPGLYYTGDVGYYDEDGYIYILGRGDDVIKVAGHRLAPAEVENVAMTHPDVVEAAAVAIPDELRGAVLAVFVVPREGASVKPEDVAAVLRREMGPVAVVSRVYVVNKLPKTRTGKIMRRVLRAVAAGEGLGDLSTLEDEASVEEVKKAVEELRYLLR